In a single window of the Bacteroidota bacterium genome:
- a CDS encoding glycoside hydrolase family 92 protein, producing MKNYLVVIVSMLALFLSSCSNKNQELTDYVDPFIGTGGHGHTYPGATLPFGMVQLSPDTRLTGWDGCSGYHYSDSIIYGFTHTHLSGTGCSDYGDILLMPYTGELLFENGSDGNKGYSSAFQKKNEKAEAGYYQVLLDDDHIDVELTCSKRVGFHKYTFNEVDTGRIILDLIHRDVLIDSEIKALSATKIEGVRKSSAWARNQQLFFAIEFSKAFFNNDIEVRVDTTKGHEFNFGNGSKAVYQFVLEKDKTIMVKVGISAVSKEGAWKNLEEEIPHWDFEQVKNEANESWNKELSKIVVEGGTKEQKTIFYTALYHAMLAPDLFMDVDGQYLGRDLQIHQADGFDYYTTFSLWDTYRAEHPLLTIIDQKRTNDF from the coding sequence ATGAAAAATTACCTAGTAGTTATAGTTAGTATGCTGGCTTTGTTTTTATCCTCTTGTTCAAACAAGAATCAGGAATTAACAGATTATGTTGATCCATTTATTGGAACCGGAGGCCATGGGCACACCTACCCGGGGGCGACCTTGCCTTTTGGGATGGTTCAGCTAAGTCCTGATACACGATTGACGGGTTGGGATGGTTGTTCTGGATATCATTATTCTGATTCAATTATTTATGGCTTTACGCATACGCATTTGAGTGGGACAGGTTGTTCTGATTATGGAGATATATTATTGATGCCTTATACCGGAGAGCTACTATTTGAAAATGGATCTGATGGGAATAAAGGCTATTCATCTGCTTTTCAAAAGAAAAACGAAAAAGCTGAAGCAGGCTATTATCAGGTTCTTTTGGATGATGATCATATAGATGTTGAATTAACCTGCTCGAAAAGAGTGGGCTTTCATAAATACACTTTTAATGAGGTTGATACAGGACGGATAATATTGGATTTAATTCATCGTGATGTATTAATTGATTCTGAAATCAAAGCATTATCTGCCACAAAAATTGAAGGAGTTCGAAAGTCATCAGCATGGGCCAGAAATCAGCAACTATTTTTTGCCATTGAGTTTTCAAAAGCGTTTTTTAATAACGATATTGAAGTAAGGGTGGATACCACAAAGGGGCATGAATTTAATTTTGGAAATGGATCAAAAGCAGTCTATCAATTTGTACTGGAGAAGGATAAAACAATCATGGTAAAAGTTGGTATTTCAGCTGTCAGTAAAGAAGGTGCATGGAAAAATCTGGAAGAAGAAATTCCTCATTGGGATTTTGAGCAGGTTAAAAATGAAGCTAATGAATCCTGGAATAAAGAGTTAAGTAAAATTGTTGTTGAAGGAGGGACTAAGGAACAAAAAACAATATTCTATACTGCACTTTATCATGCCATGTTAGCCCCTGATTTATTCATGGATGTAGATGGTCAATATTTAGGAAGAGATTTACAAATTCATCAGGCAGATGGTTTTGATTATTACACCACATTTTCGCTTTGGGATACCTATAGAGCTGAGCATCCTTTGTTGACCATTATTGATCAAAAAAGGACGAATGATTTT
- a CDS encoding copper homeostasis protein CutC — MELSRPKIEICCFNVQSVLIAEKAGADRVELCANYLEGGTTPSFATIKLAKERSNIAIHVIVRPRGGDFYYSDVEFDVVKQDVMMCKEMGIDGVVLGFLTPDGHVDIQKCIEISELASPMSINFHRAFDKVHDPFIALEDIINLGFGRILSSGLKPKVTQGIDILKELLDKANDQIIIMPGSGINANNIASIHKKLNAQEYHLTAKRFISSKMQFNNPEVQFSDHPELNDNSIIEADLVEIQKVISALS; from the coding sequence ATGGAATTAAGCAGACCAAAAATCGAGATTTGCTGTTTTAATGTCCAATCTGTTTTGATTGCTGAAAAAGCAGGAGCAGATAGGGTGGAGCTTTGTGCAAATTATTTGGAAGGAGGGACTACTCCCAGTTTTGCAACAATCAAATTAGCAAAAGAGAGAAGCAATATCGCTATTCATGTAATTGTTCGCCCTCGGGGAGGTGATTTTTATTATTCAGACGTTGAATTTGATGTCGTCAAACAAGATGTGATGATGTGTAAAGAAATGGGAATTGATGGAGTCGTCCTTGGTTTTCTTACGCCTGATGGACATGTTGATATTCAAAAATGCATTGAAATTTCGGAGTTGGCAAGTCCCATGTCAATAAACTTTCATAGAGCTTTTGATAAAGTCCATGATCCATTTATAGCCCTTGAAGACATCATCAATTTGGGCTTTGGCAGAATTCTAAGTTCAGGCTTGAAGCCGAAAGTAACACAGGGAATTGACATCTTAAAAGAATTGCTTGACAAGGCAAATGATCAAATCATCATCATGCCGGGTTCTGGAATCAATGCAAATAATATTGCTAGCATTCACAAAAAATTAAATGCACAGGAATATCATCTTACAGCCAAGAGGTTTATAAGTAGTAAGATGCAATTCAACAATCCTGAGGTTCAGTTTTCAGATCATCCGGAATTAAATGACAATAGTATTATTGAAGCAGATTTAGTCGAAATTCAAAAGGTTATTTCAGCTTTAAGTTAA
- a CDS encoding sugar MFS transporter — protein sequence MTVDTRKYTGVLISVTFLFLIWGFLTVMNDILIPYFKDVFELSHFKSMLVQFAFFIAYFIGSLVYLLISISSGDPITKIGYKKAIIIGLLISAFGAFLFYPAAHYQSYAFFLLALFILALGFTMLQIAANPYVAILGPEKTASSRLNLAQGFNSLGTTLAPAIGGFMIFKFFGEQSTGADAVRVPYLIFGAVLLLLALFIRFAKLPQFVNKGMIEKGAGALKYPHLVLGMIAVFMYVGGEVSIGSIMIKYLGLNKIAGLSEIEASKIVSLYWGGLMIGRFLGAISLSDFKNLLVKRIIMLGIPVLAFVIITYLFDFSIAWKYLVLMAVQLIGFTIGKSMPARTLTIFGIAVTLLLIVGVSTNGQIAMWAIVGIGLFNSIMWSNIFTLAIKGLGKHTSQGSSLLVMMILGGALVPMLLGAVADEVGVHYALVVPVVCYLYIIFYGIRGHKIKVVAK from the coding sequence ATGACAGTTGATACCCGTAAATATACAGGCGTTCTAATTTCAGTGACTTTCCTATTCCTTATTTGGGGGTTTCTTACCGTAATGAACGATATATTAATTCCCTATTTCAAGGATGTATTTGAGTTGAGTCATTTTAAGTCAATGTTGGTTCAATTTGCTTTTTTCATAGCCTACTTTATAGGTTCCTTGGTTTACTTGCTGATTTCTATTTCATCTGGCGACCCAATTACTAAAATTGGTTATAAAAAAGCAATCATTATCGGCTTATTGATTTCTGCTTTTGGTGCTTTTTTGTTTTATCCAGCTGCACATTATCAGTCATATGCTTTTTTTCTATTAGCCTTGTTTATTTTGGCTTTGGGTTTTACCATGTTACAAATTGCAGCCAATCCGTATGTGGCTATTTTGGGGCCTGAAAAAACTGCTTCAAGTAGGTTGAATTTAGCTCAAGGGTTTAATTCTTTAGGAACTACTTTAGCTCCAGCTATAGGTGGATTTATGATATTTAAGTTTTTTGGAGAACAAAGTACAGGTGCTGACGCAGTGCGTGTTCCTTATCTAATCTTTGGTGCCGTTCTTTTGCTACTTGCACTTTTTATTCGGTTTGCAAAGCTTCCTCAATTTGTCAATAAAGGAATGATTGAGAAAGGAGCAGGTGCATTGAAATATCCTCATCTTGTTTTGGGAATGATTGCCGTTTTTATGTATGTAGGTGGCGAAGTAAGTATTGGCAGTATTATGATTAAGTATCTTGGCCTGAACAAAATTGCTGGTTTATCCGAAATCGAAGCAAGCAAAATTGTTTCTTTATATTGGGGCGGACTAATGATAGGCAGGTTTTTAGGAGCCATATCATTAAGTGATTTCAAAAACCTATTAGTGAAAAGGATAATTATGTTAGGTATACCTGTTCTGGCATTTGTTATCATAACCTATTTGTTTGACTTTAGCATTGCCTGGAAATACCTGGTTCTGATGGCTGTTCAGTTAATTGGATTTACAATTGGCAAATCAATGCCTGCGCGAACATTAACCATATTTGGAATAGCTGTGACACTTCTATTAATAGTAGGGGTTTCAACAAATGGACAAATTGCCATGTGGGCTATTGTAGGTATTGGCTTGTTTAACTCCATTATGTGGTCGAATATATTTACACTGGCAATTAAAGGATTAGGAAAACATACCAGTCAAGGATCGTCATTGCTTGTTATGATGATTTTGGGTGGTGCATTAGTTCCCATGCTTTTGGGTGCTGTTGCCGATGAAGTTGGAGTTCATTACGCCTTGGTGGTTCCTGTTGTCTGTTATCTCTATATCATTTTTTATGGCATTAGAGGTCATAAAATTAAAGTTGTAGCTAAATAA
- a CDS encoding manganese efflux pump, with the protein MDIVSIIILAIGLSFDSFAVSICSGVAVRKIVFGNAVKIALSMAVFQASFPLIGWLIGHGVKSYVEAYDHWFAFLLLLVMGGKMIYDSIRKEDNSEKLKNLKFATIIALSIATSIDAFVVGISFGFIEINILLAAIIIGSVTFFASMIGILFGKKSSGKLGKHANLAGGLILIGIGAKILIEHTLLQ; encoded by the coding sequence ATGGATATAGTAAGTATAATTATATTGGCTATCGGCCTTTCCTTCGACTCCTTTGCTGTTTCGATTTGTAGCGGTGTGGCAGTTCGAAAAATCGTATTCGGGAATGCTGTTAAAATTGCACTGTCGATGGCTGTTTTTCAGGCATCTTTTCCACTAATTGGCTGGCTCATTGGGCATGGTGTAAAATCCTATGTAGAAGCTTATGACCATTGGTTTGCATTTTTGCTTTTATTGGTGATGGGAGGAAAAATGATTTACGACTCTATAAGAAAAGAGGATAATTCAGAGAAGTTGAAAAACCTAAAATTTGCAACAATTATTGCTTTATCAATCGCAACAAGCATTGATGCCTTTGTTGTGGGAATTAGTTTTGGATTTATTGAAATAAATATTCTTTTAGCAGCTATAATAATAGGTTCTGTTACTTTCTTTGCTTCAATGATCGGTATTTTGTTTGGGAAAAAATCTTCTGGAAAATTGGGGAAACATGCAAACTTAGCTGGTGGATTGATTTTAATCGGAATTGGTGCAAAAATACTCATTGAGCATACATTACTCCAATAA
- a CDS encoding mechanosensitive ion channel, translating to MDSVYNILELELVHIGNYTIKVFSLVAIVVIFLLTKLTLWLIKKALFRKRKKELVDEGNALALFQLIRYLIWVVSIGIILHVIGLKLTVLIAGSAALLVGVGLGLQQTFNDVISGIILLSERSIKVGDILEIDSDIVKIQSIGLRTSKGLNRDEISIIIPNSLITTNKVINWSHQSKHTRFKINIGVAYGSDVDLVIKVLKESALEHNEISDKRMVDVRFLDFGDSSLDFQLLFYSTNIFRIEKVKSEIRRIISKKLMENRITIPFPQLDLHLKSKITGD from the coding sequence ATGGACTCTGTATATAACATACTTGAACTTGAATTGGTACATATAGGAAATTATACAATAAAAGTATTTTCTTTAGTTGCCATTGTTGTTATTTTTCTACTAACCAAATTAACACTTTGGCTGATTAAAAAAGCATTATTCAGAAAAAGGAAAAAGGAATTAGTGGATGAGGGAAATGCACTTGCTCTTTTTCAACTAATCAGGTATTTAATTTGGGTTGTTTCTATTGGTATTATACTCCATGTAATTGGACTAAAGCTGACTGTTCTTATTGCTGGTTCTGCTGCATTGCTTGTTGGTGTAGGTTTAGGTTTGCAGCAAACATTTAATGATGTAATTTCTGGGATTATTTTACTGTCAGAACGCTCGATTAAAGTGGGGGATATTCTTGAAATTGATTCAGATATTGTAAAAATTCAAAGTATTGGATTGCGTACGTCAAAAGGACTTAATCGGGATGAAATTTCCATTATTATTCCGAATTCACTGATCACAACAAATAAAGTTATTAATTGGAGTCATCAATCAAAGCATACCCGATTTAAGATAAATATAGGAGTCGCCTATGGAAGTGATGTGGACTTGGTGATTAAAGTGTTGAAAGAAAGTGCTTTAGAGCACAATGAGATTTCGGATAAAAGAATGGTTGACGTTAGGTTTTTGGATTTTGGAGATTCTTCTTTGGATTTTCAATTGCTTTTTTACAGTACTAATATTTTCAGGATCGAAAAAGTGAAAAGTGAAATAAGAAGAATAATAAGTAAGAAATTGATGGAAAATAGGATTACAATTCCATTCCCACAGCTTGATTTACATTTGAAATCGAAAATAACTGGTGATTAG
- the corA gene encoding magnesium/cobalt transporter CorA, whose translation MVHIGEHKSEKSKISIIDFLDEQFEEKICHDISELGAYLSTHTSTWINIDGVSDIKSIEEIGELFELDKMLLEDLLNTHHRPKVEEFDNCIFASFKMIGINPNANELVSEQISLVLGENWILSFQETEGDIFEPFRNRIRESKANVRKRKVDYIFYRLIDIVVDNYFFVNEFFNERIENIEIELLADSSRQIHFDIQSTKKQLLAFRRSCMPLRDVVYSIQKEKNGLIKETTFRYLNDVYEHLIHLLDSIDTQRELLSSALDLFNSGISNRMNQVMQVLTIIATIFIPLTFLAGIYGMNFESMPELSWKYGYLGVWVIMIAVFICMLFYFKKKKWL comes from the coding sequence TTGGTTCACATTGGTGAACACAAAAGTGAAAAAAGCAAAATAAGCATTATCGATTTTTTAGATGAGCAATTCGAAGAAAAAATATGTCATGATATTTCTGAATTAGGTGCTTATTTGAGTACTCATACATCAACTTGGATTAATATAGATGGAGTTAGTGATATCAAATCTATTGAAGAAATAGGTGAGTTGTTTGAACTCGATAAAATGTTACTGGAAGATTTGCTAAACACACATCATCGGCCAAAAGTAGAAGAATTTGACAATTGTATTTTCGCCAGTTTCAAAATGATTGGCATCAATCCAAACGCAAATGAATTGGTATCGGAGCAAATTAGTCTTGTTTTAGGTGAAAATTGGATATTGTCGTTTCAGGAAACAGAAGGAGATATATTTGAACCATTCCGAAACCGGATTAGGGAAAGCAAGGCCAATGTTCGAAAAAGGAAAGTGGATTATATATTTTATCGACTTATTGATATTGTGGTTGATAATTACTTTTTTGTCAATGAATTTTTCAACGAACGTATTGAAAATATAGAAATTGAATTGCTTGCTGATTCAAGCAGGCAAATTCATTTTGATATCCAAAGTACGAAGAAGCAATTACTTGCTTTCCGAAGATCATGCATGCCATTACGAGATGTGGTTTATAGCATTCAAAAAGAAAAAAATGGATTGATAAAGGAAACAACATTTAGATATTTGAATGATGTCTATGAACATTTAATTCATCTGCTAGATTCAATTGATACACAAAGAGAATTATTATCGAGCGCACTTGATCTTTTTAATTCCGGTATTAGCAATAGAATGAATCAGGTGATGCAAGTACTAACAATTATTGCTACCATTTTTATACCCTTAACCTTTCTTGCTGGAATTTATGGGATGAACTTTGAGTCAATGCCTGAACTGAGCTGGAAATATGGCTATTTAGGTGTTTGGGTGATTATGATTGCTGTTTTCATCTGCATGTTGTTTTATTTCAAAAAGAAAAAATGGCTTTAA